Below is a window of Flavobacterium sp. CFS9 DNA.
GTTTTCATTCAAAATATATGAAGATAAATAAATATAATAGCCTGGTTTTTGCGATGTTATTCGGTTTTGGCTTGTCTGGTCAGGCACAGACAAAAAAATGGACATTGGAAGAATGTGTTCGTTATGCCTTAGAAAATAATATCACGATTAAAAATTCGGAACTGGATATTAAAAATACGGCCATCGATAAAAAAGCAGCAATCGGTAATTACCTGCCTAGTGTTAGTGCCAATGCTTCACACTCCTGGAACATTGGTTTGAACCAGGATCTTACAACAGGGGTTTTGCGTAATCAGACTACTCAGTACTCAGCCGTAGGTTTAAATGCGGGGGTTGATATTTACAAAGGTTTGCAAAACCAAAACACACTTCGAAAAGCCAATCTTTCGATGGTGGCGTCAAAGTATCAATTGCTTAAAATGCAGGAAGATATTTCGCTGAATGTAGCCAATGCTTTTTTGCAGATACTTTTTAATAAAGAGAATTTAAAAGTAAAAACAGAACAATTGGCTATTGACGAAAAACGTCTGGCACGTTCTGAAGAGATGGTGAGTGCAGGAACAATTCCTCGTGGAGATTTATTTGATTTGAAAGCAACAGTAGCTACAGATAAACAAGGAATTATTGTCGCTGAGAATAATTTATTAATCTCAAAATTGAGTTTAGCACAGCTTTTGCAATTAAAAGAATTTACAGAGTTCGATGTAATCGATAATACCAATGCGAAAGATGAGAATAACATCATGGGACAAACTCCGGGTGATATTTATAATAAAGCAAAAGAACTGCGAACAGAATTAAAACTGGCTCAGACCAATCTTGAAATTGCTCAGAAAAATGTAGCTATCGCAAAAGGAGCTTATCAGCCAACGCTTAGAGGTTTCTATGGTTTTAATACAAGAGCAAGTTATAGTGACAGGACAAAACTGGACGCAAATAACAAACCATACATAGTAGGGCCGGATCCAATATTTCAACAGTTCAGTGACAATAAGGGACATAGTTTTGGTTTTCAGTTAGACGTGCCAATTTTTAACGGTTTTTCTGTTCGAAATAATGTAGAGCGTACTAAAGTAAGTTTAGAGAAATCTAAAATAGATTTAGAGCAAAAAAGTTTAGATTTGCAGCGTAATGTTTATACTGCTTTTACAGATGCAAAAGGAGCTTTAAATACTTACGAATCGTCTACTGTAACATTAGAAGCAAGACAGCAGGCCTACAACTATGCTAAAGAAAAGTATGATGTAGGTTTAATGAATTCTTTTGATTTTACTCAGGCACAAACGTTGTTAACCAATGCGCAGTCTGATGTGATCAGAACAAAATACGATTACATATTTAAAATAAAAATATTAGAATTCTACTTTGGAATTCCAATTGTTACAAAATAATTTATTATGTCTAAAAAAACGATTTATCTTTTAGTAGGTGGCGCAGTAGCACTTATTGCAGTTTTAGTTGGTCTTTCGAAAGCAGGTGTTATTGGGAATAAGGATGAAGGAACAGAAGTAGAAATTTCAAAAGTAATAGCTTCAACAATTGTTGAAACAGTTTCGGCAACAGGAAAAATTCAGCCTGAAATTGAAGTGAAGCTTTCGTCAATGGTTTCGGGAGAAATTATTGCGTTGAATGTAAAAGAAGGCCAGGTGGTTAAAAAAGGAGATTTATTGGTAAAAATAAATCCCGATTTGTATACCTCAGGTTTAGATCGTTCCGTAGCTAATCTGTCAGGAACTAAGGCCGGTTTAACACAGTCTGAGGCGAGTTATAATGAAGCGAAAGCCAATTACGACCGTAACAAAACGTTATACGAAAAAGGAGTAATTTCAAAATCAGATTGGGATAAGGCAATTTCGACTTATGAAGTAGCCAAAGCTACCAAGCAAAATGCGTATTACAATGTTAAAAGTGCTACGGCATCGGTTACAGAGGCCAGAGATAACTTAGGACGTACGTTAATTTATGCTCCTGCTGACGGAACCATTTCAGTTTTAAATGTGGAACTGGGAGAGCGTGTTTTAGGAACGCAGCAAATGGCGGGGACAGAACTTTTGCGTGTAGCCAACCTAAATAATATGGAAGTTGAAGTTGACGTAAACGAAAATGATATTGTTAAAGTAAAAATTGGCGACGAAGCAAACGTTGAAGTCGACGCTTATCTGAAAAAGAAATTTAAAGGTATTGTAACCAGTATCTCTAATTCGGCCAGTACAGCACTAACTTCTGATCAGGTAACAAATTTTAAAGTTAAAGTTCGTATCCTGAAAGAATCTTATCAGGATTTACTGGAAGGACAACCAAGTACTTATTCTCCTTTCAGACCAGGAATGACGGCTACCGTAGACATTCGTACCAAAACTAAAAACAACGTTTTAGCGGTGCCAATCAGTTCAGTTGTGGTTAAGTCGGATACTGCTGCAGTAAAAGATTTTAAAGTTGAAGATCCAAACGAAGATAAAAAAGCAGCTCCTAAAAGCGATAAAAAGTTTGAATGCGTTTTTGTAAAAGTAGGGAACAAAGCCAAAATCAAAATTATTAAAACAGGTATACAGGACGATACGAATATCGAAGTAATGTCAGGATTGAAAGCAGGAGATGTTGTCATCACAGGGCCTTATACCACTGTCTCTAAAGATTTGAATTCCGGAGATAAAGTAAAACTCAAAAAAGCAGATACTGCCAGGAAATAAAAACAAGTTTATGACTGTTGCATTACATGGTGGTTTGTATGAAGAAATGATTTATGGTATAAGTGGAGGATTTGTTTTGGCATTCCTGTATTTTATTTTAACTCACTATAAGGTATATAAAAGTGAATACTATAATGAGGAATATGTATATTTTTCATCAGGCAGAAAGTTCTTTCTTTATATTGGTTTTCTTATTGTTAATCTTTGTGTAGCTTATTTGTTATTTTTTATTTTTGCACTGATATTTGCTGGAATTTCAAGCTACGTCATTAAAAACTTTTAATAACACTAAAAAAACATACACCTTGTCTTTTATTCTCAATATTGAAACAGCTACCAAAAATTGCTCCGTATCCATTGCTAAAAACGGAGAAACCATTATATGCAGAGAAATTGCCGAAGAAGGTTATTCACATGCCGAAAAACTGCATGTTTTTATCGAAGAGGTAATCGCCGAAGCAGGTGTAGCGGTTGAGGATTTAGTGGCAGTTGCTGTGAGCCAGGGGCCGGGTTCTTATACTGGTCTGCGCATTGGGGTTTCGGCTGCTAAAGGATTGTGTTTTGCCTTAAATATTCCATTGATTGCAGTTGATACTTTGCAGACATTAGCTTCACAGGCTAAAGTTTCCGAAGGGAAAATTATTCCGATGCTGGATGCCAGAAGAATGGAAGTTTATAGCGAAATATTTTCGGCTGATTTAAAAATCGAAAGAGCGATTCAGGCTGAAATTATCACTGAGAATTCTTTTAAGGAATATACAGAGACTGTGTATTTTGTTGGAGATTGTGCTGAAAAATGTAAAACAGTTTTAACCCTGCCGAATTTTGTGTTTTTAGAAGAGATCAAATATCCTTCGGCAGCAGCGATGAGTAAAATCAGTTTCGATAAATATCAAAAAAGCGACACTGTTGATGTCGCTTATTTTGAACCTTATTATTTAAAAGATTTTATGATGGCTCCTCCATCAAAAAAAGCATAAACCTTTTTATTTTTGAAGAGTGTACGGCTGAACCGAAATTCCGGCTTCGTCTAATGCTGCTTTGCAGTTCTCTAAAGTCTCAGAAAAAACAGCTCCATAATTAGCATTTTTTGCCCACGGACGTACGGCAAACTCTACAGAACTTGCAGTTAAGTTTTTGACAAAAACTTCCGGAGCAGGTTTTTTTAGTACTTTTGGATTGTTGTTTAAAACGTTCAAAAGGATATCTTTTGCTTTTTTGATATCAGAGTCATACGAAATCGCAAAAGTCAAATCAGCTCTTCGTTCTCCCTGCATCGAATAATTGATAATGGTACCGTTTGATAAAGCTCCGTTAGGTACAAAAACAGTTTGATTGTTAGCCGTTAACATCTTTGTTACAAAAATCTGAATTTCTACCACGGTTGCAACAACTCCTCCCGCGGTTTCGATCGTATCGCCTACTTTGAAAGGTTTGAATACGATAATCAGCATTCCTCCTGCAAAATTGGATAGTGAGCCCTGTAAAGACAAACCTACGGCAAGACCCATGGCTCCTAATATGGCAACAAAGGATGATGTTTCAATACCAAGCTTTGAGATAAAAGTCACAAATAGTAAAATTCGGAGTGCCCAAATCAGGATGTCAGAGAGGAATCGGGTCAATGTGGGATCCAGATTTCTTTGGATCATTATTTTTGTGATGATTCTGCTGATTAATCGGATGGCGTAGATTCCGACAAATAAAATGATGAATGCTGAGATTAATTTTGGAGAATAATCGATTAATACGTTAATAAATTTAGTAGCATAATTGCTAATCTGTTCTGAATTGTACATATTTTTAGAATAAAAAAACCTTCCCAAAGAGAAGGTATATTAGTTTTTGCAAATATAAAGATATTTCCCGGGATAGAAAAAGAGAGTTTTATTCCTTATCTGCAGCCTCATCAATAACGTCGTCAGCTTTAGTAACTGCTTTTTCGCTGATATCCGCTACGGTTTCTGAAACAACTGCTTTAGTTTCTCCGGTTAGCTCGCTAGTTTTTTCTTTTACAGAATCAATTACGTCACTTATAGAATCAGATGCTTTTTCAACATATTCGCTCACAATGTCCTTTGCCTGATGTGCATAGTCAGTTGCGGTTTCGATCAGTGGTTCTGATGCTTCTTTGGCTTTTGCAAAAGTTTCTTCGGCGAAGGTTTCTGCTTTTTCGATATAAGGAGCAGCGGCTTCTTTGGCTTGTTCAAAAGTGGTTTCGGCCTGGTGTGTCAGATCAGTAGCAGAATCTTTGGCTGTCCCAAATAAGTTCTTAAAGAATGAAGATAATCCCATAGTCTTGATATTGATTGGTTTAGAATACAATATTAACTATTTTTAAAATACCAAGACGTTATTTGGGTAATAATTTACTGATAATTAGTGAGATATGTTTTTTAAACTAAAAAAGCGCCTGCCAATGGCGGACGCTTTCTGTATTTTATAAAGGAAAAAATTAAGCGTTTACAGCCTCTACTTTAATGGCTTCGTCGTTTAACATGCTTTTTAGCATATTTTCGATTCCGCTTTTTAAAGTAAAAGTCGA
It encodes the following:
- a CDS encoding efflux RND transporter periplasmic adaptor subunit gives rise to the protein MSKKTIYLLVGGAVALIAVLVGLSKAGVIGNKDEGTEVEISKVIASTIVETVSATGKIQPEIEVKLSSMVSGEIIALNVKEGQVVKKGDLLVKINPDLYTSGLDRSVANLSGTKAGLTQSEASYNEAKANYDRNKTLYEKGVISKSDWDKAISTYEVAKATKQNAYYNVKSATASVTEARDNLGRTLIYAPADGTISVLNVELGERVLGTQQMAGTELLRVANLNNMEVEVDVNENDIVKVKIGDEANVEVDAYLKKKFKGIVTSISNSASTALTSDQVTNFKVKVRILKESYQDLLEGQPSTYSPFRPGMTATVDIRTKTKNNVLAVPISSVVVKSDTAAVKDFKVEDPNEDKKAAPKSDKKFECVFVKVGNKAKIKIIKTGIQDDTNIEVMSGLKAGDVVITGPYTTVSKDLNSGDKVKLKKADTARK
- a CDS encoding YtxH domain-containing protein — protein: MGLSSFFKNLFGTAKDSATDLTHQAETTFEQAKEAAAPYIEKAETFAEETFAKAKEASEPLIETATDYAHQAKDIVSEYVEKASDSISDVIDSVKEKTSELTGETKAVVSETVADISEKAVTKADDVIDEAADKE
- the tsaB gene encoding tRNA (adenosine(37)-N6)-threonylcarbamoyltransferase complex dimerization subunit type 1 TsaB, encoding MSFILNIETATKNCSVSIAKNGETIICREIAEEGYSHAEKLHVFIEEVIAEAGVAVEDLVAVAVSQGPGSYTGLRIGVSAAKGLCFALNIPLIAVDTLQTLASQAKVSEGKIIPMLDARRMEVYSEIFSADLKIERAIQAEIITENSFKEYTETVYFVGDCAEKCKTVLTLPNFVFLEEIKYPSAAAMSKISFDKYQKSDTVDVAYFEPYYLKDFMMAPPSKKA
- a CDS encoding mechanosensitive ion channel family protein produces the protein MYNSEQISNYATKFINVLIDYSPKLISAFIILFVGIYAIRLISRIITKIMIQRNLDPTLTRFLSDILIWALRILLFVTFISKLGIETSSFVAILGAMGLAVGLSLQGSLSNFAGGMLIIVFKPFKVGDTIETAGGVVATVVEIQIFVTKMLTANNQTVFVPNGALSNGTIINYSMQGERRADLTFAISYDSDIKKAKDILLNVLNNNPKVLKKPAPEVFVKNLTASSVEFAVRPWAKNANYGAVFSETLENCKAALDEAGISVQPYTLQK
- a CDS encoding TolC family protein, whose translation is MKINKYNSLVFAMLFGFGLSGQAQTKKWTLEECVRYALENNITIKNSELDIKNTAIDKKAAIGNYLPSVSANASHSWNIGLNQDLTTGVLRNQTTQYSAVGLNAGVDIYKGLQNQNTLRKANLSMVASKYQLLKMQEDISLNVANAFLQILFNKENLKVKTEQLAIDEKRLARSEEMVSAGTIPRGDLFDLKATVATDKQGIIVAENNLLISKLSLAQLLQLKEFTEFDVIDNTNAKDENNIMGQTPGDIYNKAKELRTELKLAQTNLEIAQKNVAIAKGAYQPTLRGFYGFNTRASYSDRTKLDANNKPYIVGPDPIFQQFSDNKGHSFGFQLDVPIFNGFSVRNNVERTKVSLEKSKIDLEQKSLDLQRNVYTAFTDAKGALNTYESSTVTLEARQQAYNYAKEKYDVGLMNSFDFTQAQTLLTNAQSDVIRTKYDYIFKIKILEFYFGIPIVTK